A window of the Dermatophagoides farinae isolate YC_2012a chromosome 2, ASM2471394v1, whole genome shotgun sequence genome harbors these coding sequences:
- the LOC124496862 gene encoding cytochrome P450 18a1, whose product MIFDLIVDNVCPLVVIRISLITLIVCLVSKLYWSHSTTKNRLPLPPGPYGMPILGYLPFVGHDFHLRLTELGKKYGSIYQIYLGTKRVVVINDARIIKEAFRQPVFSGRPDTELTRILQGYGIVNTDGALWKEQRAFLHSVLRKLGAKSMILGRDCLELKIRSQVKIFLNDLKSTCSQQSSIHIRPYLACAASNVIGSLLMSMTFKSSDRKFRRIIELMEEGFRLFAIAMPVNFFPLFRFVPLVNYAYRKMQSNRDETSGYFHEIVEEHRQTLDPDHIRDFVDAYLVQHDRIKESGQDSFFSEKQLIQVMNDIFSAGLENVTSTIEWAVLFLMLNPNVQRHIQAEIDQVIGQSNEAQLGDIEHMPYTEATFWEVLRRSNIVALGNTHSTLEDSSLAGYSIPATTHILPNLYAINMDPELWENPEEFNPDRFLSNGRVYRPEYFIPFSVGRRMCLGDILTKMEVFLFLTSLLQQFHLKIPDGEQPPEVASIVSASMAPKPFKVSLVDRSNGSILK is encoded by the exons ATGATCTTTGATCTGATTGTCGACAATGTTTGCCCTTTGGTCGTGATACGAATATCACTCATCACGctgattgtttgtttagtGAGCAAACTTTATTGGTCGCACAGTACCACAAAAAATCGCTTACCACTTCCACCAGGCCCGTATGGTATGCCAATACTGGGCTATCTTCCGTTTGTTGGCCATGATTTCCATTTACGCCTTACTGAACTAGGCAAGAAATATGGCTCCATATATCAGATTTATCTTGGAACTAAACGCGTCGTTGTCATCAACGATGCCAGAATAATCAAAGAAGCATTTCGTCAACCAGTATTTTCCGGTAGACCAGACACTGAATTGACGCGTATTCTCCAAGGCTATG gtaTCGTCAACACTGATGGCGCATTGTGGAAAGAACAACGGGCTTTCTTACATTCTGTCCTTCGAAAATTGGGAGCCAAAAGCATGATATTGGGACGCGATTGTTTGGAACTTAAAATAAGA TCTCAAGTGAAGATATTTCTCAATGATCTCAAAAGCACATGCAGTCAGCAGTCATCGATACATATTCGGCCATATCTAGCCTGTGCAGCGTCTAATGTGATAGGATCACTATTGATGAGCATGACGTTCAAGAGTTCGGATCGTAAATTCCGCCGAATCATAGAATTAATGGAGGAAGGATTTCGTTTATTTGCTATAGCCATGCCTGTTAACTTTTTTCCCTTGTTTCGATTTGTACCACTGGTCAACTATGCTTATCGAAAAATGCAAAGTAACCGCGACGAAACCAGTGGATATTTTCACGAAATTGTCGAGGAACACCGTCAGACATTGGATCCAGATCATATTCGCGACTTTGTAGATGCCTACTTAGTTCAGCATGACCGGATAAAAGAATCTGGAcaagattcttttttttcagaaaagcAACTTATACAGGTCATGAACGACATATTCAGCGCTGGACTTGAGAATGTCACCAGCACGATAGAATGGGCAGTTCTTTTCTTGATGCTCAACCCGAACGTTCAACGACACATCCAAGCGGAAATTGACCAGGTAATTGGCCAGAGTAATGAGGCACAGTTGGGCGATATCGAACACATGCCGTACACGGAAGCTACATTTTGGGAGGTGCTTCGCCGTAGTAACATTGTCGCTTTGGGTAATACTCACAGCACTTTGGA AGATTCTTCGTTGGCCGGATACTCAATACCAGCTACGACACACATTCTGCCAAACCTGTATGCGATCAACATGGATCCTGAACTCTGGGAGAATCCAGAAGAATTTAACCCGGACCGTTTCCTCAGCAATGGCCGTGTATATAGGCCGGAATATTTTATTCCGTTTTCTGTTG GTCGACGAATGTGTCTAGGCGATATACTGACCAAGATGGAggtgtttctttttctaacCAGTTTGTTGCAACAATTTCACCTCAAAATTCCTGATGGTGAACAACCACCCGAAGTTGCTAGCATCGTTTCGGCATCGATGGCGCCCAAGCCATTTAAAGTTTCTCTCGTCGATAGGTCAAATGGTTCTATTCTCAAATGA